A genomic segment from Cygnus atratus isolate AKBS03 ecotype Queensland, Australia unplaced genomic scaffold, CAtr_DNAZoo_HiC_assembly HiC_scaffold_155, whole genome shotgun sequence encodes:
- the LOC118261625 gene encoding LOW QUALITY PROTEIN: N6-adenosine-methyltransferase catalytic subunit-like (The sequence of the model RefSeq protein was modified relative to this genomic sequence to represent the inferred CDS: deleted 1 base in 1 codon): GVGGGCSPPGGGEDLAPDPALERRLLLHLADLALPLPTDAAAICRAIAAPDAPAAPRTVESLLQKFAAQELIEVRRGLLAEGPTLVTYADHSKLAAMTGAERHGDADADGPGRKRRAEHDPGGAGGAGGGGPGTAADAGKEAAKKSRKQASDVDLEIESLLSQQSTKEQQSKKVSQEILELLNTTTAKEQSIVEKFRSRGRAQVQEFCDHGTKEECVKATGAERPCRKLHFRRIINKHTDESLGDCSFLNTCFHMDTCKYVHYEIDACAEATGEATAPPGRDHGQELARPQPDAGADRLFPPQWICCDIRYLDVSILGKFAVVMADPPWDIHMELPYGTLTDDEMRRLNIPVLQDEGFLFLWVTGRAMELGRECLNLWGYERVDEIIWVKTNQLQRIIRTGRTGHWLNHGKEHCLVGVKGNPQGFNRGLDCDVIVAEVRSTSHKPDEIYGMIERLSPGTRKIELFGRPHNVQPNWITLGNQLDGIHLLDPDVVAQFKQHYPDGIISKPKNM, encoded by the exons cccgaCGCGCCGGCCGCCCCGCGCACGGTGGAGAGCCTCCTGCAGAAGTTCGCGGCGCAGGAGCTGATCGAGGTGCGCCGGGGGCTGCTGGCCGAAGGTCCCACCCTGGTGACCTACGCCGACCACTCCAAGCTGGCCGCCATGACCGGCGCCGAGCGGCACGGCGACGCCGACGCCGACGGCCCCGGGAGGAAACGGCGAGCGGAACACGACCCCGGCGGCGCCGGCggcgccggcggcggcggcccggggACGGCCGCCGACGCCGGGAAGGAGGCGGCGAAGAAGTCGCGGAAGCAGGCGTCCGACGTGGACCTGGAGATCGAGAGCTTGCTCAGCCAGCAGTCCaccaaggagcagcagagcaagaAG GTGAGCCAGGAGATCCTGGAGCTCCTCAACACCACCACGGCCAAGGAGCAGTCCATCGTGGAGAAGTTCCGCTCGCGGGGCCGGGCGCAGGTGCAGGAGTTCTGCGACCACGGCACCAAGGAGGAGTGCGTCAAGGCCACCGGCGCCGAGCGGCCGTGCCGCAAGCTCCACTTCCG GAGGATCATCAACAAGCACACGGACGAGTCCCTGGGGGACTGCTCCTTCCTCAACACCTGCTTCCACATGGACACCTGCAAGTACGTCCACTACGAGATCGACGCCTGCGCCGAGGCCACCGGCGAGGCCACCGCGCCTCCAGGCCGCGACCACGGCCAGGAGCTCGCCCGGCCCCAGCCCGACGCCGGCGCTGACCGACTCTTCCCGCCCCAG TGGATCTGCTGCGACATCCGCTACCTGGACGTCAGCATCCTGGGCAAGTTCGCGGTGGTGATGGCCGACCCGCCGTGGGACATCCACATGGAGCTGCCCTACGGCACGCTGACCGACGACGAGATGCGGCGCCTCAACATCCCCGTCCTCCAGGACGAgggcttcctcttcctctgggTCACCGGGCG GGCCATGGAGCTGGGCCGCGAGTGCCTCAACCTCTGGGG GTACGAGCGGGTGGACGAGATCATCTGGGTGAAGACCAACCAGCTGCAGCGCATCATCCGCACCGGCCGCACCGGCCACTGGCTCAACCACGGCAAGGAGCACTGCCTG GTCGGGGTGAAAGGAAACCCCCAAGGCTTCAACCGGGGCTTGGACTGCGACGTCATCGTGGCCGAG GTCCGCTCCACGAGTCATAAACCCGACGAGATTTACGGGATGATCGAGCGCCTCTCCCCCGGCACCCGCAAAATCGAGCTTTTCGGGCGACCCCATAACGTCCAACCCAACTG GATCACCTTGGGGAACCAGCTGGACGGGATCCACCTGCTCGACCCCGATGTGGTGGCGCAGTTCAAGCAGCACTACCCCGACGGGATCATCTCGAAACCCAAAAACATGTGA